The sequence cttcattgcagcgtacAGGcctctttctagttgtggcatgcaggctctagagaacgtgggttcagtagttgcagtgcgtggcctCTCtatttgtggcgcatgggctccagagggtgcgggctcagtagttgcagtacgcaggcttagttgccccacggcatgtgggatcttagttccccaaccagggatcaaaccagcgccccctgcattggaaggtggattcttaaccactgcaccaccagggaagtcccagtcatcTATTTGAAATATAACAGTGCGTACATGTCAATCCTGTTTCCATCACTGCCTTTCCACCTCATTCCCATCCTTGGACCGGCTGTAATGCTGAGCTTCTCTTCGCCAGGTTGGACGGCTCCACCAAGGCCTCCAAGGGCaggtgagctggggctgggggtacAGGAGACCCAGTGCTGGCTTTATCCTGATCTGGGCCTGAGCAACCATTCCTTCCTcctcaggaaagaaaacagagaaccCCCCACTTCCCTGCAAGCTCCTGAAGAACACAGGTGAGCATCTAGGGCTGGGACCTTCCTGTTCACTTGGCTGAAGCCCTGCTCTGCATGACTGTTGTCTTTCTGACCCCTTCCAGGCCTGAACCTCACCCCTGTCACCTGCACAACTCCTCAACTGGGTGAGCAGTGGGAATACCCATTACGAAGCCTGAGAGCGGACACTTGGAAGTCCTCCCTCCAGTCCCCCAATTCTGACCAAAGAACAAATCAGAGGGCTTGGGGGGAGGTTGTTGATCTTGGAAGACGAAGTCTTTCAGTGACTTATGAATAAACCTCTCTTGCCTTTCTCCCAGGCACTGATCTTGTACATCCTCCATCCCAGCTGCCTATAGCCAGTAAGTCCTTTAGGTTTACCTCTATCTCCCCTCTCATGGTGGCCAGTGTATTTGAGACCTATAGCTCTGGAGTGAGACCCTGGTAGAGAAACATTTCCTTTCAGAAGCTCCTCCTTTCTGAGTCTAAACCAGACCCCCAGGGACCCAGGATATCCACCAGGTACTCTTCAAGCCCTACCTCCTGCTTGCCTATAAGTTATGGGAAATGTTCTCTGCCCCAGATGCAAGGGTCCACAGCTTGGGCCACCAGGGAGCAGCTTGGGCAGGGGCTGCTGGAGTGCATCCTAAATGTTAAGAGAAGAGCTGGGTCCAAGTTATGCATGACCTCTCCAAGCCCTCAGTTCacttatttgcaaaatgggaatacTATTTATAGCTACGTCATAAGGGTGAGGAGCCAGTAAAATAATAAGGGTGTGACAGAATGTGTGGCGTATTGTATATTCCACAAATGCTCTGGGCTTCTTTAGCGTTTTCTCTCCCTGATATTCTCTTGCTGACCCCACCTGGTGATATAGTCATGACCATAGTCATTTGCCCCCCCTGCTCTTGGAGGAAAGCTCAAGGGTCCATTCCTCACTATCTGAAGCACCAGCATCAGTCTCTCTGTCCCCATCTCTTCCCCCCAGCCACTCCAGTGCCCTGGATCAGTCAGAAGTCCGGAGGTCTTAGGTGTTACCAGGAGGAGAGACTGATGGTGTACGTGTGTCTGCTGGTGGTGGTGTCACTGCTCATGGGCTGCACTGGTCTGGCTGTTACCCTGATTAAATGTGAGTAAGGTGAGGATGGGACATGCAGAGAAATTGGGGAAGGGGTATGGGAGGACTTGGGCTCAAGCTGGACTCCTTCTCATAGACCGGGAGGTGGTGGAAGAGCTGAGGATGTTAACCTTTCAGCAGATGGCATGGCGAGCAAATGGTGAGTGCTTTCAATCATCCCTTCAAACCATGCGTATTGAGCACGAACATGACCAACCCCAATGCCATctttgctaggcactgtgctaggtagcagggtgggggatgggtgggtAAGATGGTTAACACATCAGACATAGTCCCTGTCcctgtggagtgtgtgtgtgtgtgtgtctagacCTCCACTGTCCAATATGGCGACCATGAGTCACTGTGgttgttgagcacttgaaatgtggtcaTTTTGGATTGAGATATACTGTAAGCCTAAAATACAtacggggggcttccctggcagtccagtggttaagactttgccttctagtgcagggagtgcgggttccatccctggtcgggaaactaagattccacatgcctcgcagccaaaaaaacaaaaatgtaaaacagaagcaatagtgtaacaaattcaatactttgaaaatggtccacatcgaaaaaaatcttaaaaaaaaatacatacagatttcatgggaattccctggaggtccagtggttaggactcagcgctttcactgccttgggcccgggtttgatcctgcttggggaactaagatcctacaagccacgtggcacggccaaaacaaaaaaaccaaaaccacaaaacaaaccaaaaaacccaaccaaaagATACATATGTCAAAGATTTGCTACAAAATAAtgtcaaatatatcaataataatgataatcttTAATATTGATTATACACTGAAATgctaatattttggatatattgagataaacaaaaatggcattcaaattaattttactttcttttgacttttaaaacactagaaaatttaaaattacctaTGTGGTTCACATCTTGTTTCTGTTGGACAGTACAAGCATAGACAGCCATTTACCAAATTATCATCCAAATGAGGGTAAAATTCCAAGTTTTGATGAATAGTccaaaggaagaggaaggcaaTTCTATGAAAAAATCTAACAAGGGGTCTTGATCTTATCTTTGAGAGTGTCATATAGAGTTTCGCTAGGGAAATGGTACTATAGCTGTGTGAAGGGAGAGGAGTTAACTTGGTAAGGAGTTCAGGGTCTtaggcatgtgcaaaggccctgtggtaggagGCGACATAAGTACAAGGGAGGAGAATGGTGAAATTGGGTAATTGAGAGATGATGGATGCTTGGATAAGAGTTGTGGTTGTGGGGATGAAGAGTAGTAGGTGGAGTGGAAAGATTTAGGAGGTAAAATTGACCAGACTGGGGATGAGTGAGTGGGAATGGTGGTGAGTGAGAGGGAAGAGTGTCAAGGATAACGTATATgttatctatctgtctgtctatcatcTCTCTATCTAAGATTTCTGTCTTGTCCAACTGAAGGGCCATCTAGTGGTGGCCCTGGGGAGTATTGGGAGAGGGCAAATTTGTGTGAAAGTAGTGGGAACACATACATTAGTTGTAGAAGAGGCTTTCAGTATGATTCCTGAAGTCTGAAAATTGCTCCATTCCACAATTCTTCACCCCACACTTCAGACCAAGCCACTCTTCCAGTCAAAACCCATCAATGGCTTCTCACTGCCCGGAGTCCAACACAAAACCTTTAGCTTTGCATTTAAGGACCCAGACACCAGACCTCTTCCCACCTTGAGCTCAAGCTCCTGTGAGGTTCTGCTTGACCTCTACTGCACCAGTCTTTCCCAACATGCTTGTCTCTGGACCTTTGCTTCCAAGGTGGCTCCTGCCTACTGTGCCTCCCCATCCCCTTAGAGATACGGAATCaccattttcctttaaaaccCACCTCCTGCAAGAAGCCCACCATCTTTACTCTTCCCCATGCCTCAGGGATTAATCTCTCCTTGGAGTCACATTAGGGCTCTTCTTGGGCACTGAGCATGTGTTTTTGAGTTTTACCACCACCCAGTAGAACATGGGTGCAGTGGGGGAACACAGCTCTTGCTGTTCTCTGGTGTGTCTGCAGTCAGTGATGGGTAGGTGGGTAGGTGGGGGTTTGGGTCTCTAACCCCACAGCCCATCCCTGCTGACAGTGACTGGCATGGCGGGGCTAGCCGGCCTGAAGAAGGACATTGAACGAGTAAGAGCTGACACCAACCAGTCCCTGCTGGAACTTCGGGGCTTATTAGGTGAGTGGGACTTGGGGAACTTCCCTGAGATGGGGGACATGGCAGAGCTGCTACCCTGCATAAATCCATGGAAGTGATTCTTAGTGTAATCTATGTGAGTGGTGCCAACCTGGAGTGGAGCAGTGCATAGCCTGCACAACTGTACATGGCATACCATGTACATTACTCTGGTTCTGGGCCCACTCTGACAGAATCCTATCCTGTCCCCAGACTGTACCAGGGTCACCTGCCCTGAGGGCTGGCTCCCTTTTCAGGGTAAGTGTTACTACTTCTCTCCAAGCACCAAGTCATGGGATGAAGCCCGGAAGTTCTGCCAGGAGAATTACTCTCACTTGGTCATCATCAGTAACTTTGCTGAGCAGGTGAGCTGTCCCTACCAAGCCCTTGAGAACCAGCAGGGCCAGCCTGCCTCTCTTCTAGGATTTACATATCCTTCTCAGGCctggatgtagagaaactggaattgCTTTTGAGTCactaaaactttttcttttttaataatatgttttattttaaaatttatttttaattaaaaaatatttttggctatgttgggtcttcgttgctgtgcgtggggtttctgtagttgcggcaagcagggactactcttcgttgtggtgtgcccgcttctcattgcagtggcttcccttgcagagcatgggctctaggcatgcgggcttcagtagttgcagcacacaggctcagtagttgtggcacgcggaccctagaacatgtgggcttcagtagttgtggctcatgggctctagagcgcaggcttagtagttgtggtgcacgggcttagttgctccgcggcatgtgggatcttcccggaccagggatctaacccgtgtcccctgcattggcaggcagattcttaaccactgcgccaccatggaagtccccacTAAAACTTTTAATATGAAGGTTAAGGGGGTATGCTTtgcttgagttcaaatcctgattgtgtttacttatcctctctgagtctcagttttccctCTAACATGGAGATATAATATAATGGCTATCTCTTAGGTAGCACTTTCTATTCTCTAGGCTGTATTCTAAACATCTTACATGCATTCACGTAATTCTAACAACAGCTCTATAAATTAGCGTGTGAGTCAGGATACGTTATGTTATGCTGAAGTAACAGACAGTCCCTATAGCTCAATGATGGAAGTGTATGAGGCAAGTCATACACTGACTTTTAAAACTTCTACCTATGTGCACTCACAAAGAAAGTCCCATGGGCACTGCTATGCTTTAAGATGCAGGGAAAGACGGTTTCATCAATGTTTATGTAGAAGGAGAATTGGAATATGTGTAAATAACTTTAATGACTTAATACTACCAAAGCTAGGTGGTAAGACCATTTGTACACAGTATATATCATTACATATCAgtacttcacagatgaggaaactgaggcatatttcACTTAAGCAACTTGCTTATTACAACTAG comes from Tursiops truncatus isolate mTurTru1 chromosome 3, mTurTru1.mat.Y, whole genome shotgun sequence and encodes:
- the CLEC17A gene encoding C-type lectin domain family 17, member A isoform X1, which gives rise to MCTLYTNSGCRDLPGPREEDDDDDYENTAPPYKDLPPKPGWTAPPRPPRAGKKTENPPLPCKLLKNTGLNLTPVTCTTPQLGTDLVHPPSQLPIATTPVPWISQKSGGLRCYQEERLMVYVCLLVVVSLLMGCTGLAVTLIKYREVVEELRMLTFQQMAWRANVTGMAGLAGLKKDIERVRADTNQSLLELRGLLDCTRVTCPEGWLPFQGKCYYFSPSTKSWDEARKFCQENYSHLVIISNFAEQNFVAKAHGSPRVYWLGLNDKNREGDWRWLDGSPITFSFWDPQEPNNLHDEDCASMNKGGTWNDLSCDKTTYWICERKCSC
- the CLEC17A gene encoding C-type lectin domain family 17, member A isoform X2 is translated as MCTLYTNSGCRDLPGPREEDDDDDYENTAPPYKDLPPKPGWTAPPRPPRAGKKTENPPLPCKLLKNTGLNLTPVTCTTPQLATPVPWISQKSGGLRCYQEERLMVYVCLLVVVSLLMGCTGLAVTLIKYREVVEELRMLTFQQMAWRANVTGMAGLAGLKKDIERVRADTNQSLLELRGLLDCTRVTCPEGWLPFQGKCYYFSPSTKSWDEARKFCQENYSHLVIISNFAEQNFVAKAHGSPRVYWLGLNDKNREGDWRWLDGSPITFSFWDPQEPNNLHDEDCASMNKGGTWNDLSCDKTTYWICERKCSC